Proteins from one Lacrimispora sphenoides genomic window:
- a CDS encoding sodium-dependent transporter: protein MGREKFSSRLGFILISAGCAIGLGNVWRFPYIVGQYGGAAFVLIYAVFLLILGLPIVAMEFAVGRASQKSIALSYDVLEPKGSKWHYAKYLGMAGNYILMMFYTTVSGWMVLYFLKMAKGDFVGLDAEGVAGEFENMLADPVIMGIFMIIMVVGCFSICARGLQGGVEKITKWMMLCLLGLMAILAVHSVLMENSRAGLEFYLKPDFGKIREAGIGEVIFAAMGQAFFTLSIGIGALAIFGSYIGKEHRLAGEAISVAILDTFVAFMAGLIIFPACFAFQIEPGQGPKLVFVTLPNVFNNMAGGRLLGSLFFLFMSFAAISTVIAVFQNIVSFATDLTGCTVKKAVWLNAAAIILLSLPCVLGFNVWSGFMPFGEGSNVLDLEDFIISNNLLPLGSLIYLAFCTSRYGWGFENFMKEANEGKGIRFPRWARAYVTYVLPVIVLVIFIQGYVAKFF from the coding sequence ATGGGAAGAGAAAAATTTTCATCACGTCTGGGATTTATCCTGATCTCAGCGGGATGTGCCATTGGCCTTGGAAACGTCTGGCGTTTTCCATATATTGTGGGTCAGTATGGAGGAGCGGCTTTTGTTTTGATTTATGCAGTGTTTCTGCTTATTTTGGGGCTGCCTATTGTGGCAATGGAGTTTGCCGTGGGACGTGCCAGCCAGAAGAGCATTGCTTTGTCCTATGATGTGCTGGAGCCAAAGGGCAGCAAATGGCATTATGCCAAGTATCTGGGAATGGCGGGAAATTACATTCTTATGATGTTTTATACCACGGTTTCCGGCTGGATGGTTTTATATTTTCTTAAGATGGCAAAGGGAGATTTTGTGGGCCTTGATGCGGAAGGAGTAGCTGGAGAGTTTGAGAACATGCTGGCGGATCCTGTTATCATGGGTATATTTATGATCATTATGGTGGTCGGCTGCTTTTCTATCTGTGCCAGAGGGCTTCAGGGCGGCGTGGAAAAGATTACAAAATGGATGATGTTATGCCTTTTGGGCCTAATGGCCATACTGGCCGTTCATTCGGTGCTCATGGAAAACAGCAGGGCAGGACTGGAATTTTACTTAAAGCCTGATTTCGGCAAGATCAGGGAAGCAGGAATCGGCGAGGTCATATTCGCTGCCATGGGACAGGCTTTTTTCACTTTAAGCATTGGGATCGGCGCTCTTGCCATCTTTGGAAGCTACATTGGCAAGGAACACAGGCTGGCTGGAGAAGCCATCAGTGTGGCTATTTTGGATACCTTTGTGGCTTTTATGGCGGGACTTATTATTTTCCCTGCCTGCTTTGCATTTCAGATCGAGCCAGGCCAGGGGCCAAAGCTGGTCTTTGTGACTCTGCCCAACGTATTTAACAACATGGCAGGCGGAAGGCTGTTAGGAAGTCTGTTCTTCCTTTTTATGTCATTTGCAGCTATTTCCACGGTAATTGCAGTTTTCCAGAATATCGTATCTTTTGCCACAGATTTGACCGGATGCACCGTAAAAAAAGCGGTGTGGCTGAATGCAGCTGCCATTATCCTTTTGTCCCTGCCCTGTGTGCTGGGATTTAATGTGTGGAGCGGATTTATGCCCTTTGGCGAGGGAAGCAATGTGCTGGACTTGGAAGACTTTATTATCAGCAATAACTTACTTCCCTTAGGAAGCCTGATTTACCTGGCCTTCTGTACCTCCAGATATGGCTGGGGATTTGAGAATTTCATGAAGGAAGCCAATGAAGGAAAGGGAATCCGGTTCCCCAGATGGGCAAGGGCTTATGTAACGTATGTTCTTCCTGTCATTGTTCTGGTGATCTTTATCCAGGGCTATGTGGCTAAATTCTTTTAA
- a CDS encoding ribonucleoside triphosphate reductase, producing the protein MIQVVKRDGESAEFSLNKITEAIKKAFKATQKEYNNEILELLSLRVTADFQGKMTGGQVAVEQIQDSVEHVLEQAGYTDVAKAYILYRKQREKIRNMKDTILDYKAVVNSYVKVEDWRVKENSTVTYSVGGLILSNSGAVTANYWLSEIYDQEIANAHRNADVHIHDLSMLTGYCAGWSLKQLLLEGLGGIPGKITSSPAKHLSVLCNQMVNFLGIMQNEWAGAQAFSSFDTYLAPFVKADDLSYREVKKCIESFIYGVNTPSRWGTQAPFSNITLDWTVPADMAELNAIIGGEEADFKYKDCKAEMDMINKAFIETMIEGDANGRGFQYPIPTYSITRDFDWSNTENNRLLFEMTSKYGTPYFSNYINSDMEPSDVRSMCCRLRLDLRELRRKTGGFFGSGESTGSVGVVTINMPRIAYLSYNEADFYKRLDHMMDISARSLKTKREVITKLLNQGLYPYTKRYLGSFANHFSTIGLIGMNEVGLNAKWLGQDMTNEKTRQFTKDVLNHMRERLSDYQEIYGDLYNLEATPAESTTYRLAKHDKKHYPDIITAGTPGDTPYYTNSSHLPVDYTADIFDALDIQDELQTLYTSGTVFHAFLGEKLPDWEAAAKLVHTIAENYKLPYYTLSPTYSICAEHGYLSGEHNVCPVCGKKAEVYSRITGYYRPVQNWNEGKTQEYKNRTTYDPVRSVLKKGAALDNQDKASVKKAGIPAGTYLFTTKTCPNCRMAKQFLQNMDYEVVDAEENAELATRFGIMQAPTLVVIKNDQIQKITNASEIRKFAESTIC; encoded by the coding sequence ATGATCCAGGTGGTAAAGAGAGATGGGGAAAGTGCTGAATTCAGTCTGAATAAAATCACGGAAGCGATTAAAAAAGCATTTAAAGCCACTCAAAAGGAGTATAACAATGAAATACTGGAACTGCTGTCTCTTCGGGTAACTGCTGATTTTCAGGGAAAGATGACAGGGGGCCAGGTCGCGGTAGAACAGATTCAGGACAGTGTAGAACACGTTCTTGAGCAGGCGGGATATACCGATGTGGCGAAGGCTTATATTTTATACAGGAAGCAGAGAGAAAAGATACGGAATATGAAGGATACCATTCTGGATTACAAGGCTGTGGTAAACAGCTACGTAAAGGTAGAGGATTGGCGTGTCAAGGAAAATTCCACTGTTACCTATTCCGTTGGAGGGCTGATATTAAGCAACTCCGGTGCGGTTACGGCGAATTACTGGCTGTCTGAAATTTATGACCAGGAGATCGCTAATGCACACAGGAACGCGGATGTCCATATCCACGATTTGTCCATGCTCACCGGATACTGTGCCGGCTGGTCCTTAAAGCAGCTTCTTCTTGAGGGGCTTGGCGGAATACCGGGAAAGATCACTTCTTCCCCTGCAAAGCATTTATCCGTACTTTGCAACCAAATGGTCAATTTCCTGGGAATCATGCAGAATGAATGGGCGGGAGCCCAGGCCTTTTCTTCTTTTGATACTTATCTGGCTCCTTTTGTAAAGGCTGATGATTTATCCTACCGGGAAGTGAAGAAATGCATTGAATCCTTTATCTATGGCGTGAATACGCCAAGCCGCTGGGGAACTCAGGCTCCATTCTCCAATATTACTCTGGACTGGACCGTTCCTGCTGATATGGCAGAGCTTAACGCAATCATTGGCGGGGAAGAAGCGGACTTTAAGTATAAAGACTGCAAGGCTGAGATGGATATGATCAATAAGGCTTTTATTGAAACCATGATAGAGGGAGACGCCAATGGGCGAGGCTTCCAGTATCCCATTCCTACTTACTCCATTACCAGGGATTTTGACTGGTCCAATACTGAAAATAACCGGCTGCTGTTTGAGATGACCTCCAAATACGGTACCCCTTACTTTTCAAATTATATAAACAGCGATATGGAGCCAAGCGATGTAAGGAGTATGTGCTGCCGTTTGCGCCTTGATTTAAGAGAACTTAGAAGAAAAACCGGCGGATTCTTCGGCTCCGGCGAAAGCACCGGTTCCGTGGGTGTTGTGACCATCAACATGCCAAGAATCGCTTACCTTTCCTATAATGAGGCTGATTTCTACAAGCGCCTGGATCATATGATGGATATTTCAGCCCGGTCATTAAAGACCAAGCGGGAAGTTATAACAAAACTTTTGAATCAGGGACTCTATCCTTATACGAAACGCTATCTGGGCAGCTTTGCAAATCACTTTTCCACCATTGGCCTGATCGGTATGAACGAAGTTGGCTTAAATGCCAAGTGGCTGGGTCAGGATATGACGAATGAAAAAACCAGACAGTTTACAAAGGATGTGTTAAATCACATGCGGGAAAGGCTGTCCGATTACCAGGAAATCTACGGAGATTTATACAATCTGGAGGCAACCCCGGCAGAGTCCACCACATACCGTCTGGCAAAGCATGACAAGAAGCATTATCCGGATATCATCACAGCCGGAACCCCGGGAGATACCCCTTATTATACCAACAGCTCCCACCTTCCTGTGGATTATACGGCAGATATCTTTGACGCGCTTGATATTCAGGATGAGCTGCAGACCCTCTATACTTCAGGAACCGTATTCCATGCGTTTCTGGGAGAGAAGCTTCCTGACTGGGAAGCTGCGGCAAAGCTGGTGCACACCATTGCGGAGAATTACAAGCTGCCTTATTATACATTGTCGCCAACCTATTCCATTTGTGCGGAGCACGGATATCTTTCCGGCGAGCATAATGTATGCCCGGTCTGTGGAAAAAAGGCTGAGGTATACAGCCGGATCACCGGATACTATCGGCCGGTGCAGAACTGGAATGAGGGTAAAACCCAGGAATACAAGAACCGGACAACATACGACCCTGTCCGCTCTGTACTGAAAAAAGGAGCTGCTTTGGATAACCAGGATAAGGCATCGGTGAAAAAGGCTGGGATCCCGGCCGGGACATATCTCTTTACGACTAAGACCTGCCCGAATTGCCGGATGGCAAAACAGTTTTTACAAAACATGGATTATGAAGTAGTAGATGCAGAGGAAAATGCAGAGCTTGCCACAAGGTTTGGGATTATGCAGGCACCTACTCTGGTGGTTATAAAGAACGATCAGATCCAGAAGATCACCAATGCTTCTGAAATCAGAAAGTTTGCGGAAAGCACGATCTGCTGA
- a CDS encoding MBL fold metallo-hydrolase, which translates to MNKQDLNYKEYVEIAEGIYWVGFFDESAGLHCNPYLIVDGDEAVLIDSGSRDDFSTVMLKVMRTGISPGKISCLIYQHYDPDLCGNIPHIETLINSEDLKIISHHENNIFINYYSMSTPKKCIEQLGFHFEFASGRRLEFIRTPYSHSPGSFITYDVKTKTLFSSDIFGSYDYNWDLYTRIGAECRDCTPFEICPITRKACQIKGILDFHQRIMPSKKALQYALERIEELDISLIAPQHGSILDTPAAQEAVIRQLKELTNVGIDYFLEEEEN; encoded by the coding sequence ATGAATAAGCAGGATTTGAATTATAAAGAGTATGTCGAAATTGCTGAGGGGATTTACTGGGTGGGCTTTTTTGACGAAAGTGCAGGTCTTCACTGTAATCCTTACCTAATCGTGGACGGTGATGAGGCAGTGCTCATCGACAGCGGAAGCCGGGATGATTTCAGTACAGTTATGTTGAAAGTTATGCGAACGGGAATCAGTCCTGGCAAGATCAGCTGCCTGATTTACCAGCACTATGATCCGGATTTATGCGGTAATATTCCCCATATAGAAACGCTCATTAACAGCGAAGATTTAAAAATCATCTCTCATCATGAAAACAATATTTTCATCAATTATTATTCCATGAGTACACCGAAGAAGTGCATTGAACAATTAGGATTTCATTTTGAATTTGCAAGCGGCAGGCGTCTTGAATTTATCAGGACGCCTTATTCCCATTCACCGGGCAGCTTCATTACTTATGATGTGAAGACGAAAACATTATTCAGCAGTGATATTTTCGGAAGCTACGATTACAACTGGGATTTATATACTAGGATCGGCGCGGAATGCAGGGACTGTACACCCTTTGAAATCTGCCCTATCACCCGGAAAGCATGCCAGATAAAGGGCATTCTGGACTTTCACCAGCGGATTATGCCATCTAAAAAGGCGCTGCAGTATGCTCTTGAACGGATAGAGGAACTGGATATTTCCTTGATCGCACCTCAACATGGAAGTATTCTTGATACTCCTGCGGCTCAGGAAGCCGTAATCAGACAGCTGAAAGAATTGACCAATGTAGGGATCGACTATTTTCTTGAGGAGGAAGAAAATTGA
- the hflX gene encoding GTPase HflX yields the protein MAELIELKEIEERVILVAVSTEDENDTKASLDELEELVKTAGAVTVDKIIQNRERIHPGTYLGKGKIEEIKDCIWELDATGIVCDDELSPAQLRNLEEALDTKIMDRTMVILDIFASRATTREGKIQVELAQLKYRSARLVGLRSSLSRLGGGIGTRGPGEKKLEMDRRLIHDRIGMLKADLEDVKRHREVVRQQREKNHVPTAAIVGYTNAGKSTLLNRLTDAGILAEDKLFATLDPTTRNLSLPGGQQILLTDTVGFIRKLPHHLIEAFKSTLEEAKYSDIILHVVDCSNPQMDMQMYVVYETLRELGVCDKVMVTVFNKIDTAEGGVILRDVSSDHQVRISAKTGEGLDELLNLLETILRNQKVYLEKVYSYKEAGKIQLIRKYGQLLKEEYQEDGILVNAYVPSELFASLADNADAFDE from the coding sequence ATGGCAGAGCTGATTGAGTTAAAGGAAATAGAAGAACGGGTGATCCTGGTGGCAGTCAGTACCGAGGATGAGAATGACACAAAGGCGTCCCTTGACGAGCTGGAAGAGCTGGTAAAAACGGCAGGAGCCGTTACCGTGGATAAGATAATCCAGAACCGGGAGAGAATCCATCCGGGGACTTATCTGGGAAAAGGAAAGATAGAAGAAATAAAGGACTGTATCTGGGAGCTTGATGCAACCGGAATTGTCTGCGACGATGAACTTTCACCGGCTCAGCTTCGTAATTTGGAAGAGGCCCTGGATACAAAGATCATGGACCGGACCATGGTGATCCTGGATATTTTTGCTTCCAGAGCCACCACCAGGGAAGGAAAGATCCAGGTGGAGCTGGCTCAGCTTAAGTACCGGTCGGCCCGTCTGGTGGGCCTTAGAAGCTCCTTGTCCCGATTAGGAGGCGGAATCGGTACCCGCGGTCCAGGAGAGAAGAAGCTGGAAATGGACCGGCGTCTGATCCATGACAGGATCGGAATGCTAAAGGCTGATTTAGAGGATGTGAAGCGTCACAGAGAAGTTGTCAGGCAGCAGAGGGAAAAAAACCATGTTCCCACCGCCGCCATCGTAGGTTATACCAATGCTGGGAAATCCACCTTGTTAAACAGGCTTACAGATGCCGGGATACTGGCTGAGGATAAGCTCTTTGCTACCCTGGATCCAACCACAAGGAATTTGAGCCTGCCGGGCGGGCAGCAGATTCTTTTAACGGATACGGTAGGATTTATCAGAAAGCTTCCCCATCATTTGATCGAAGCCTTTAAAAGTACTCTGGAAGAAGCCAAGTACAGCGATATCATCCTTCATGTGGTGGATTGCTCCAATCCCCAGATGGACATGCAGATGTATGTTGTGTATGAAACTTTGAGGGAGCTTGGGGTTTGCGATAAGGTGATGGTCACGGTGTTCAATAAGATCGACACGGCAGAAGGCGGTGTGATCCTAAGAGATGTTTCTTCCGATCATCAGGTGAGGATCTCTGCAAAAACCGGAGAAGGCCTTGACGAACTTTTAAATCTTTTGGAAACCATTCTTAGAAACCAGAAAGTATATTTGGAAAAGGTTTATTCCTATAAGGAAGCAGGGAAAATCCAGCTGATCCGCAAATACGGACAGCTGCTTAAGGAAGAATATCAGGAAGACGGGATTCTGGTGAACGCCTATGTGCCATCGGAGCTGTTTGCCTCTCTGGCAGACAATGCCGATGCTTTTGATGAATGA